The DNA region CTTTCACGACGACTGACAACGGCGTGGTTGGGCGACCAATCAGGCGGCTCAGTTGCTTGCCATCATCAAACAGACCGCCTTTGGATGCGCCAGTGTCTGAATCCGCAATAATCTGCGCAAAGACATCGGGTAGCCCGGCAGAAACCAGCGCGGCGGTGAACTCCGCTTCAGACAGGTTTTGATAGCCGATATTTTTACCAGACTGCTTACTAATCTCTGCCGCCAGTTCTGTCAGCGTATAAGGCTCATCACCAGCCAGTTCGTAAACCTTGCCAGCCTGTCCTTCCTGCGTCAGCACCGCAACCGCAGCGGCAGCGAAATCTTCGCGCGTTGCTGAGGTAATTTTCCCCTCGCCTGCGCTACCGATAAATACACCGTGTTCCAGCGCCGCAGGGATGCTAGCCGCGTAGTTTTCGGTATACCAACCGTTGCGCAGCAGGACATGCGGTAAGCCAGAGGCTTTCAGAAGCGCTTCTGTCTCCTGATGCTCTGCCGCCAGCGCCAGAGGCGATTTATCCGCGTGTAACAGGCTGGTGTACGCGACCAGCTTAACTCCGGCTTTCACCGCCGCCTCTATGACATTGCGGTGTTGCGCGGCACGCTGACCGACCTCGCTAGAAGAGATCAGCAGTACTTTATCCACACCTTGCAGAGCAGAAGCCAGCGCCTCAGGTTGATTGTAATCCGCCGCTTTCACCTGCACGCCAAGCGCCGACAGATCGGTAACTTTATTCACATCACGCACCAGCGCCACGATATTGTTCGCCGGAACCTTCTCTAACAGTTGTTTGATAACCAAACGGCCCAGTTGGCCAGATGCACCAGTAATCGCAATCATCTCAAGCTCCTTTTATTAATGGGTAGTGGCTGGCATAATATCGGCAAAGCTAATTTTAAGTAAGTACATACATAAAGGTAAGTATAGTGAGTCAATCCAAAACACCCGCAAATTTATTACCACCTATTCTGCCAACTGGTGATGTATTTGCTGAGAAATGCCCTTCTCGCCAGATACTTAACCACGTTACCAGTCGCTGGGGGGTGCTGATTTTGATCGCATTACTTGATGATACGCATCGCTTCAGCCAGTTGCGTCGACGGATTGGTGGCGTGAGCGAGCGCATGCTGGCGCAAACCCTGCAATGGCTGGAAAGTGACGGTTTTGTCCTGCGAACAGCCTATCCGGTTGTTCCACCACATGTTGAATACAGCCTGACGCCATTAGGCAAAGAGGTTGGTGAGCGGGTAAAAGAGCTGGCGATATGGGTCGAAGGGAATCTGGACGACATTCTGGCAGCGCAGCAGTCCAGCGCTCAATCATCCATCAAACCATAATCAACTAATGTGCTTCATGGACAGACGGGCTTACTCAGGAAGAAACCGTGCGCTCAGGTAGCAGGCGGGAAATATCAGAGAAAATGGCTTTCCAGGTCTCGTCATCGACCGCCATAAAGCCAAAATAGCGCAGCAGGAATGCCCCTTCGGATGCCAGAAACGCTAGCCGAGCATCTCGCCCTTCTTGGGAATTCAGATCAAGACCGGCCAACTGACTGTCATACCACGCCTGTGATCTAGCAAGGTGCTCAGGCATATTCAACAGCGAGGCCATCATGCCCGCAGCTCGATCGCCTTCTGCCACATCAGTCCGATAAGTGATGTCGACATGCGCACGCACTCTGGCTTCCCGACTATCATCCTTACCGATGCACACGGCGGCCATCTCATCAAACTCATCTTCCCAACGCTGATACATCGCGTGAATCAGCTCGTCTTTCGTACCGAAGCTCGACTGAATACCGCCTTTTGTCACGCCCGCAGCTTTAGCGACGGCATCGATCGTCAGCGCAGCCGTTCCCTGCGTACGGACAATCTGCTCCGCCGCATCCAATACGCATGCACGATTAACGCTCTTATGACGCCCCATATTTCCTCCAATTTAAAATACGTTTGTATTTAAAAATCAATTCTATATCATCAGAACGCTATCCAACAGATGAAAAATAGAAGCTCAAGGTAGAGATCTTGCTATGCAATCACCAAAGAAGTGGCTGATCCTGGCCATTGTTTCCAGCGCCCTGTTCCTGATTGTGATCGACATGACGGTGCTGTACACCGCACTCCCAACACTGACTCACGACCTGCACGCCTCGGCATCAGACAAGCTGTGGATCGTTAATATCTACGCGTTGGTTGCTTCCGGTTTGCTGCTCGGGATGGGCACGCTAGGTGATAAATTGGGCCATAAACCTCTATTTATTTCCGGGCTACTGGTCTTTGGTGCGGCGTCATTGTTTGCTGCTTATTCGCCCACACCCAATATGCTTATCGCCGCTCGCGCGTTGCTGGCGGTCGGTGCGGCTATGATGATGCCCGCCACACTGTCGATTATTCGTCTGACATTTACTGATGAACGGGAACGCTCACTGGCGATCGGTATCTGGGCTGCGGTGGCATCCGGCGGTGCAGCGTTTGGCCCTGTGATGGGCGGGATACTGCTTGAGTACTTCTGGTGGGGATCGGTTTTCCTCATTAACGTACCAGTCGTTTTGCTCGCGCTCATCATGGGAATCACCGTGATTCCACACCGGCCGGGCAACGCTTCTCACCGCTGGGACCTCATCGGTTCTCTATTAATTATGGTGGGTTTGATTGGTGTAACCTATGCGATAAAAGAGCTGGGCAAGCGGGTTCCGTCTTATGAAGATGCACTAATCGCTCTGCTTGTCGGCGTAGCGTTCATAACTCTGTTCGTTCGGCGTCAGCGTAACAGCAAGCATCCCCTGGTCGATTTCTCTCTCTTCCGCCTGCGGCCTTTCAGTGCGGCCGTTGCCGCCGCTATCGTAGCCGCCGCCGCCTTGATCGGAATGGAGCTGGCTTTCACTCAGCGATTGCAGTTAGTCGTCGGGCTGTCTCCGCTACAAGCCGGCTTGTTCATTTTACCGCTATCGCTAGCGTCCTTTATCTCAGGCCCATTAACCGGAAAGATACTGCCGCGCGTGAATAGCGGAACAATGCTAGCCGCTGGCCTGTTGGTTTCGGGGCTCGGAATGGGAAGCTATCTGCTGCTGCACAATGCCCCCATCATCATACAAGTCATCAGCCTGATGGTGATTGGCGCAGGCGTGGGCTCCACCATGACGGCCGCATCCAGCACTATTATGCAGGTTGCTCCAGCGTCAAAAGCGGGTATGGCTGCGTCAATCGAAGAAGTGTCTTATGAATTAGGGGGCGCGACGGGCGTAACGCTGATGGGCAGTTTGCTGTCTTTCGCTTATTCTGCAACGTTTATGCTGCCCGCCGGGTTTGCCGCACCGGACACCGCGTATGACAGCCTGGATGAAGCGTTAATTTTTGCCGAATCCTTACCGGAAAACATGCAGCGCATTCTTATCACACAAGCCCATTCCGCCTTTGATTCTGGGTTTTCCATTGTGCTGGCGGCCGCAACGCTAATCCTGATGTTGACCTCGGCCTTCGTCTGGACAACGCGCCATAATAAACAACACCGCGATCAGGCCACTGATGCATAGCGCCGCAAGCTCATCGGTTAAAACGATAAAAAACGCCGTTCAATAACGAACGGCGTTGATGATTTAGCGACCTACTACAGCGCAACTCAGTAGGTTTCTTTACCGTATTGCAGCGAACGAGGCCCGTACAGCATACCGCGTGGATGACCCGCCGCCAGCAGGCGCGCGCTAGTCACACCAGCAATATCGTGGCCTTTGTCAGAGATCGTGTCCGCAATCTGGCTCACCGCAGCCTGCACCAAAGCACCGATGATGCCGCCGTTAGAATTTGATTGCTGCTCGTTGCTGGACGCTGTTGCACTTCCGCTCCACAGCAGTTTTCCGGTACGCAGATCAACCAGACGTGCATCCGCAGAAACGCGGGTTTCGCTGCTAATCACGATGTATGACGTGCCGTATTCTTTTACGTCCAAATACAGTGCGGCATCAGCACCAAAGATTTGGTGCAGCTTCGCTGTACTCAGCGCATGAATATCCGCTGCGGTCGACAGACCATTCTGTTTGAACGTTTCGTCCACTACAGCGACAGGCAAGACGTAATAACCCGATTCCGCCAGCGGATACGTGACCTGAGAAAGCAGGCTATAGCTCGCTTTCACATCTGGAGAATGGTTAACCGGTGGCAATACCAAAATGGACTTAGGCTTGCTCTGCTTAAATGCCGTGTAATCATAAGGAACGGGTTTAGCACAACCAGTCAGCACCAGCGCAAAAACCAGACCACATAATCCTAAGAAACGATTCATTTAATGCTCCCTTTATTTTTACTCAACAGGAAGTCCATGAAAGGTGCTGATTCCGGGAATTTCGCTTTTTCAGTTTCAAACTGTTGGCGAGCTTCACTATCACGGCCAGTGTTGGCGTACAGCAACCCAAGTTGAGCATAGAGTCCCGGCGGGACAGGTTTGTTTGCAGCTTTCGCTTTCTCTATCGATTCATTCAGAGCAAGAATCTGCTGCTCTGGACCGACTTTATCTTGTTGATAGTAATCGTAAAGAGCCGGCTGATACTTGTCCCAGCTGTAAATCGTTTTTGGCTGGGACGCACAGCCAGCCAACACTGCCGCTGCGAGAAGCAGGACAATTTTCTTATGAGATAACATAGTTATATTCCTATTCCCTTAGTTAGCTGGGCGCCAGGCACCGCTTTCAATTCCCGCAACCAGATTATTGACGGCCTCACGAATAGCCAAATCCAGCACTTTACCGTTCAGCGTAGAGTCATAGCTGGCCGTACCGCCGAAACCGATAATTTCACGGTTGGACAACGTGTACTCGCCCGCACCCTGTACGGAATACACCACTTCAGACGTTTGCACGTTAACCACATTCAACGTGGTTTTTGCGTAAGCAACCTGTGTTTTGCCGCGACCCAGGATGCCCCACAGCTGATGGTCACCCACTTCTTTGCGGCCAAACTCGGTCACATCGCCGGTAACAACATAGCTAGCGCCTTTCAGCGTCTGCGTTTGTCCTTTGATACCCGCTTCTGCTTTCAGCTCTTCCATGTTGGTGCGATCCAACACGTTAAAGCGCCCACTCTGCTGAAGATGGCTAACAAGAATGGTCTTGGATTGATTACCTAAGCGGTCAACGCCATCAGAAAAAATACCGTTCATATAGTTAGAGCGGTTTTCAAATTTTCCGACGGAAATCGGGCTGCGAACACCCTGATAAGGCGTACTGTAAGAAGTGACTTTCTGAGCTTCTACGGTACGAGAAGACTCTGTGGCACATCCGCTCAATAACGCAGCAGACATGAAGACAGAACAAAGAACGACTTTTTTATTCATAACACTATCCCTTAGTGACAATCCATTAACCCGGAGCAAAGCCCTGTTATTGATTCATAATGAAAATGCCATAAACACGTTATTTAGCAGCAACACTGTTTTGCTGCATGTAAATAGCGATCGACATTATGAGGCGCGTAAGGAAAAGTAACGAGTTATTTCATCAAAAATAACGAAAACCAGAGTTTTTACGCGAGATAAACCACTGTAAACCAGACAAAAAACAAGGTTATAGACAACCAGACCATTACTTTCGTATAACATTACAACCCACTGAAACGATTAAATAATTTCATTAGCAACCTACAAGATATTTAACATTAACCGACTTTTTACCTGCTCTATATCAAGGTCAGAGTGTTATCCAGCTATTAGGATAAAGGCCACGATCGAGGGATCCAGAGTGGGAAAAGGTCATGAACCGATTTGTTATTGCCAGTACTCAAGATTGTATGGGGTGCCATGCATGTGAAATCGCCTGTGTCATTTCACACAATGACGAGCGCTATCCAGATAGTGCAACGGTGTTTCAGCCCAGAATCAAGGCATTCAATACGCCAACGCTGCGGGCTGCCGTAACCTGCCGTCACTGTGAAGATGCCCCCTGCGCCAGCGTGTGCCCAACGCAGGCCTTGATCAGAAAAGAGAATAGTATTCAGCTCGTTCAGGAAAAGTGCATCGGCTGCAAAAGCTGTGTACTGGCTTGCCCGTTCGGCGCGATGTCCATGGTGACAAGCCCTGTAGACAACAGCACTATCGCCCATAAATGCGATCTCTGCGCCGACCGTCCAGAAGGGCAAGCGTGCGTAGAAGCCTGTCCGACTCAAGCCTTGCAGCTCGTTAGCGAGCAAACGTTAGCAGCTCGCCGTCAGGAGAAACAGCAGGAAATGGCGCTGCGTTCATCCGCCCACTGGCAACGTGAACCCCCCGTACTGAAAGCGCTGTCGACCAATCCGCTCAGCAAAAGAAAAAACTGGCCGCGCCGAGATGCTGAGAAAAAACCGTTGACCCAGAGAACCGCCACGTTTGATGAAATCTATCATGGCTTCTCTGCGCAGCAGACGGAAGATCAGGCCGACCGCTGTCTCTCTTGCGGCAAACGCGCGATCTGCGAGTGGACCTGCCCGCTGCATAACAATATTCCCGAACTCCTGAGTCTGGCGAAACAAGGGCGGATTATTGAAGCCGTCGAGCTGTCGCACCAAACCAGCAGTCTGCCGGAAATCTGTGGTCGAGTGTGCCCGCAGGATCGGTTATGCGAAGGAGCCTGTACGCTGGGCAAGGAATACGGTGCCATTACCATCGGTAACGTTGAGCGCTACATTACCGACACCGCGATGGCGATGGGCTGGTCGCCCGATATGACGCGCGTCGTTCCCAGCGGAAAACGCGCGGCAATCGTCGGGGCGGGCCCAGCAGGATTAGCCTGTGCCGATGTGCTGGCTCGCAACGGTGTGCAGGCCGTGGTGTTCGACCGTCACCCGGAAATTGGTGGGCTGCTCACGTTCGGGATTCCGTCGTTCAAGCT from Pectobacterium actinidiae includes:
- a CDS encoding SDR family oxidoreductase → MIAITGASGQLGRLVIKQLLEKVPANNIVALVRDVNKVTDLSALGVQVKAADYNQPEALASALQGVDKVLLISSSEVGQRAAQHRNVIEAAVKAGVKLVAYTSLLHADKSPLALAAEHQETEALLKASGLPHVLLRNGWYTENYAASIPAALEHGVFIGSAGEGKITSATREDFAAAAVAVLTQEGQAGKVYELAGDEPYTLTELAAEISKQSGKNIGYQNLSEAEFTAALVSAGLPDVFAQIIADSDTGASKGGLFDDGKQLSRLIGRPTTPLSVVVKATLKK
- a CDS encoding winged helix-turn-helix transcriptional regulator; amino-acid sequence: MSQSKTPANLLPPILPTGDVFAEKCPSRQILNHVTSRWGVLILIALLDDTHRFSQLRRRIGGVSERMLAQTLQWLESDGFVLRTAYPVVPPHVEYSLTPLGKEVGERVKELAIWVEGNLDDILAAQQSSAQSSIKP
- a CDS encoding TetR/AcrR family transcriptional regulator, yielding MGRHKSVNRACVLDAAEQIVRTQGTAALTIDAVAKAAGVTKGGIQSSFGTKDELIHAMYQRWEDEFDEMAAVCIGKDDSREARVRAHVDITYRTDVAEGDRAAGMMASLLNMPEHLARSQAWYDSQLAGLDLNSQEGRDARLAFLASEGAFLLRYFGFMAVDDETWKAIFSDISRLLPERTVSS
- a CDS encoding MFS transporter; its protein translation is MQSPKKWLILAIVSSALFLIVIDMTVLYTALPTLTHDLHASASDKLWIVNIYALVASGLLLGMGTLGDKLGHKPLFISGLLVFGAASLFAAYSPTPNMLIAARALLAVGAAMMMPATLSIIRLTFTDERERSLAIGIWAAVASGGAAFGPVMGGILLEYFWWGSVFLINVPVVLLALIMGITVIPHRPGNASHRWDLIGSLLIMVGLIGVTYAIKELGKRVPSYEDALIALLVGVAFITLFVRRQRNSKHPLVDFSLFRLRPFSAAVAAAIVAAAALIGMELAFTQRLQLVVGLSPLQAGLFILPLSLASFISGPLTGKILPRVNSGTMLAAGLLVSGLGMGSYLLLHNAPIIIQVISLMVIGAGVGSTMTAASSTIMQVAPASKAGMAASIEEVSYELGGATGVTLMGSLLSFAYSATFMLPAGFAAPDTAYDSLDEALIFAESLPENMQRILITQAHSAFDSGFSIVLAAATLILMLTSAFVWTTRHNKQHRDQATDA
- a CDS encoding DUF799 domain-containing protein; the encoded protein is MNRFLGLCGLVFALVLTGCAKPVPYDYTAFKQSKPKSILVLPPVNHSPDVKASYSLLSQVTYPLAESGYYVLPVAVVDETFKQNGLSTAADIHALSTAKLHQIFGADAALYLDVKEYGTSYIVISSETRVSADARLVDLRTGKLLWSGSATASSNEQQSNSNGGIIGALVQAAVSQIADTISDKGHDIAGVTSARLLAAGHPRGMLYGPRSLQYGKETY
- a CDS encoding DUF4810 domain-containing protein, whose product is MLSHKKIVLLLAAAVLAGCASQPKTIYSWDKYQPALYDYYQQDKVGPEQQILALNESIEKAKAANKPVPPGLYAQLGLLYANTGRDSEARQQFETEKAKFPESAPFMDFLLSKNKGSIK
- a CDS encoding CsgG/HfaB family protein yields the protein MNKKVVLCSVFMSAALLSGCATESSRTVEAQKVTSYSTPYQGVRSPISVGKFENRSNYMNGIFSDGVDRLGNQSKTILVSHLQQSGRFNVLDRTNMEELKAEAGIKGQTQTLKGASYVVTGDVTEFGRKEVGDHQLWGILGRGKTQVAYAKTTLNVVNVQTSEVVYSVQGAGEYTLSNREIIGFGGTASYDSTLNGKVLDLAIREAVNNLVAGIESGAWRPAN
- the aegA gene encoding formate-dependent uric acid utilization protein AegA: MNRFVIASTQDCMGCHACEIACVISHNDERYPDSATVFQPRIKAFNTPTLRAAVTCRHCEDAPCASVCPTQALIRKENSIQLVQEKCIGCKSCVLACPFGAMSMVTSPVDNSTIAHKCDLCADRPEGQACVEACPTQALQLVSEQTLAARRQEKQQEMALRSSAHWQREPPVLKALSTNPLSKRKNWPRRDAEKKPLTQRTATFDEIYHGFSAQQTEDQADRCLSCGKRAICEWTCPLHNNIPELLSLAKQGRIIEAVELSHQTSSLPEICGRVCPQDRLCEGACTLGKEYGAITIGNVERYITDTAMAMGWSPDMTRVVPSGKRAAIVGAGPAGLACADVLARNGVQAVVFDRHPEIGGLLTFGIPSFKLDKDVLIHRRDVFSAMGIEFRLNTEVGKDVSLAQLLDDYDTVFLGVGTYRSMKANIDNEEAPGVFDALPFLIANTKHVMGLPELDDEPYISMAGKRVVVLGGGDTAMDCLRTSVRQGAVSVTCAYRRDEANMPGSKKEVKNSREEGVEFMFNVQPQKICLNAQGEVCGISLVRTELGEPDASGRRRPRPIPGSEFVQPAEAVITAFGFQSHNMPWLEDADVALDNWGYITAPLENQIPCQTNHPRIFAGGDAVRGADLVVTAIADGRKAALGMIATMGLTAVTGAIPAHPQRPEMHATREELRS